The region CTTCCTTCGGACAATCACATCCATACGGAATGGTCGTGGGACGCGCTTTCCGGATCGATGGAGGCGACCTGCCGGCAGGCGTTGTCGATCGGCCTGCGCTCCCTGGCGTTCACCGAGCACACCGACTTCACGACCTGGACCATCCCGGCGGCGGCGATAGCGACCATGCCCGGCGCTTTCCAGGCGATGGTCGGCGCCGACGGACTTTTCCGGGCGACCCCGTTCGACGTCGAGGGATATCTGGAATGCGTCGACAGATGCCGGTCCCGCTTCCCCGGCCTGCACATCATCACGGGCGTGGAACTCGGCGAACCCCACTGGTACGCGAAGGAGGTACGCCAACTGCTGGCGGCGGCCGACTTCGGACGGGTGATCGGATCGCTGCACTCCCTCGAAGCGGCGGGGAAACGCCTGGCCGTCGACCGCCTCTTCGGACTGCGCCCGGCCGCCGGCATCGTTCGCGACTACATCACCGACGTCACGCTCATGGTGGAGACCTCTGACGACTTCGAGATCCTCGGGCATATCGACTATCCGCTGCGGAACTGGCCCGCGGACGCCGGGCCGTGCCGTGCGGAACTCTTCGAGGAGGAGTTCCGCACGGCGCTGCTGGCCCTGGCCCGCAGCGGCCGGGTCCTCGAGGTGAACACGAGCCGGCTCCCGTACCGCGCCATCGTCCAATGGTGGTACGAATGCGGCGGCGCGGCCCTGAGCTTCGGCAGCGACGCCCACGAGCCCGGCGAGGTCGCCAGAGATTTCCAGCGGGCGGCTGCCATGGCGGAATCCGTCGGATTCCGCCCCGGTCGGCACAACCACGATTTCTGGCTCAGATAAGGGACCACTGGTGGTTCCGGCCGCCGGTGCCCGTCCGGAGCTTCAGGCCGGAGCGTCGGAAACGCTCCGGGGACGAGCGGTCGCCCCCGCAGCAGTTCGCCCACATGAACCGGATCGGGTCCAACTCCCCCGCCGGCGGCGGGATCCACTCCCCCCTGCGGGAGGGTTGACCCATGGGATACCCCGGCCTAGCCTCACACCTGGCCGTGGTTCATAAGACAGATTAGTGTTCATATACATGACCCGGCGGTTTCAGGCCTTGGCCCCGAAGCGCACGGTGTGGGAATTCGTGCGGTCCGGCCCCCCATCCCCCCACCCCCCGGGAAGGCACGCCATGAACGAACTCCCCAGCCGCCGCCAGGTCCTCGGCACCGTGGCAGGCGGCGCACTGGCCGCGTTCACCGTCGGCGGCACGGCCGAGGCCGCACCGGCCGCACCGCAGACCTACACCCCGCCCGCACCCCGGACCTGGCTCAGCCTCAACTCCGGGTGGCGCTTCCACAAGGGCGACGTCACCGGCGCGCAGGCCCCCGCCTTCAACGACAGCGCGTGGACCGCCCTCAGCGTCCCGCACACCTGGAACGCGCAGGACGGCGCGGACGGGGGCGGCGACTACTACCGGGGCGTCGGCTGGTACCGCAGGCGCGTCACCGTACCGGCGAACCTGGCCGGGAAGATGCTCTTCCTCCAGTTCGCCGGGGCCAACCAGGTCGCCGACGTCTGGATCGACGGCGCCCACCTCGGCCAGCACCAGGGCGGCTACTCGCGCTTCCGGTTCGGCGCCACCGCCAACCTCACGCCGGGCAGGGAGAGCGTCCTCGCCGTCAAGGTGACCAACGCCGCCAACCCGGACATCGCGCCGCTGAGCGCCGACTACACCTTCCAGGGCGGCATCTACCGCAACGTCAGCCTGTACGCGGTCGACAGACTCGCCGTGCGGATGCTCGACTACGCGGGTCCCGGCGTCTACCTCCGGCAGCGCAGCGTCACCGCCGACTCCGCCACCGTCGACGTACGGGCGACGGTCTTCAACAACAACACCGCCGGCCGCTCCCTGGTGGTGCGCGCCGTCGTCACCGACGCGGACGGCACGATCGTGGCCGACCGGAGCAGCGCGGCGCAGACCATCGGGGCCGGCTCCGGCCTGGACGTCGTGCAGACGCTGACCATCGACAGGCCCCGCCGGTGGAACGGCCTGGCCGATCCCTACCAGTACAGCGCCACCGTCGAGATCCGGGACGCGACCGCCGGGACGGTCACCGACGCGGTGACCGAACCCCTCGGCCTGCGCAGCTTCAGCCTCGACCCCGCCACGGGGTTCTCGCTCAACGGCAAGCACCTCGGCCTGCACGGCGTGAACCTGCACCAGGACCGCGCGGGCGCCGGCTGGGCCGAGAGCGACGCCGACCACACGCAGGACTTCGCCCTGATCAGCGAGATCGGCGCCACCGCCGTGCGGATGGCGCACTACCAGCACGACCAGAAGGACTACAACCTCGCCGACGCCGCCGGCGTCGTGGTGTGGGCGGAGATCCCGCTGGTCAACGGCACCACCAACTCGGCCGCCTTCACCGCGAGCACGCAGAACCAGCTGCGCGAGCTGATCCGGCAGAACTACAACCACCCCTCGATCGCCTTCTGGGGGATCGGCAACGAGCAGGGCAGCGACAACACGGCCGCCAACACACTGCTGGCAAGCCTCGCCGCGCTGGTCAGGAGCGAGGACCCGGACCGCATCAGCACCTACGCCAACAACCTCGGCAACGACGCGGGCGTCGCGAGCCACGCGGACACCACCGCGTACAACAAGTACTTCGGCTGGTACGGGGGTTCCTACAACGACCTGGGCGGCTGGGCCGACAGCCTGCACAAGGCCGAGCCGGACCGCACCTTCGCCCTGTCCGAGTACGGCGCCGGCGCGAACACCGCGCAGCACGCGCTCAACCCGTCGGCTCCCAGTTCCGGCGGCAGCTTCCATCCGGAGGAATACCAGTCGCTGCTCCATGAGGCGTCCTGGAAGCAGCTCTCCGCCCGGCCCTTCGTCTGGGGATCGTTCGTCTGGAACATGTTCGACTTCGCCTCCGACGGGCGCAACGAGGGCAGCCAGCCCGGCATCAACGACAAGGGCCTGGTCACCCGCGACCGGGCGACCCGCAAGGACGCCTTCTACTGGTACAAGGCCAACTGGTCCCCCGCGCCGACCCTCTGGATCACCAGCCGCCGCTGGACCTCGCGCACCGACGCGACCACCGAGGTGAAGGTCTACTCCAACGCGACGGACGTCACCGCCGTCCTGAACGGCACGCCGCTGGGCACGCGGAGCAGCTCGGACCGCATCTTCACCTGGACCGGCGTGACACTCCGCCCGGGCGCCAACACCGTCACCGTCACCGCCTCCATCGCCGGTACCCCCCACACCGACACCGCCACCTGGACCCTCACCGCGCCCTGACGACGCCGGCCGGCCCGTTGCGGCCCGCCGGACCTCGTGCGCCGGCTCCGCTGGCAGGCAGCCGCTCCCCTCGCCTGGGAGATCCCTGATGCCTGATCGGCGCCGCGTGCCACCGAGCACGAAGAAGCCGGCGTCACGGATCGCGGACCGCACGCCGAGCCGGCGTCACGGATCGCGGACCGCACGCCGTGTACAACGTACGTATCCCGCATTCCCTTCGACCGAGGACGACTCACATGCCGCAGCACAACCCCCTGGGCAGGATCGGCGTCTGGAGCAGCGCCTGGACCACCGCCCAGAACGGCGACGGCCCCGCGTACTCCGGTGCGCACGACGACGCCGCGGCCGAACTCGACGCCCTGGGCTACGGCACGATCTGGCTCGGCGGCAGCCCGGACACCGCGTACGCGGCGCCCCTGCTCGCGGCCACCCCCCGGATCACCGTGGCCACCGGCATCCTCAGCATCTGGCAGCACGGCGCGCAGGAGGTCGCCGCGGGGCGGGCGGAGCTCGAACGCGTCCACCCCGGGCGGTTCCTGCTCGGGCTCGGGGTGAGCCACGGCGCGCTCGCCAAGGACTACGCGAAGCCGTACTCGGCGATGCGCGAGTACCTGACCGCGCTGGACTCCGCGCCGGAGCCGGTGCCGGCCGCCGGACGGGTGCTGGCCGCGCTCGGCCCCAGGATGCTGGAGCTGTCCAGGGACCGGGCGGCGGGAGCCCACCCGTACCTGGTCACCGCGCAACACACCGCACGGGCCCGCGGCATCCTCGGCCAGGACGCGCTGCTCGCCCCGGAGTTCAAGGTCGTACTCGACCCGGACCTGGAGCGCGCCCGCGCGACGGCCCGCGCTTATCTGGCCATGTACCTCACGCTGCCCAACTACACCGCCAACCTGCGGCGGCTCGGCTTCACCGAGGACGACCTGCGCGACGGCGGCAGCGACCGGCTGCTGGACGCGGTGTTCGCGCTCGGCGACGCCGACACGATCGCGGCACGCGCCCAGGAGTTCCTGGCCGCGGGGGCCGATCACCTGGCGCTCCAGGTCGTCACCTCCGACACGCGGACGGAACTCCCGCTGGACGCGTGGCGCCGGCTGGCCGCGGTGCTGCTGGCGTGACGGCGGGCACGGCCCGGCGGCAGGTGCGTCAGGGGCGTACGTGCCAGGGGTTCCGGGAAGGCGCTTCTGCGCTCCTGGGCCGGCCGGAACCCGTCCGCGGCCTCACAGGCTCGCCAGGAGGCCGTCGAGCGGCGGCGGTGTCCGGTCCGGTGCGAGCGCCTCGACAAGGAGACGGCCGTAGCGGATCTTGCGGCCCTTCTTCGTGCCGAGGAAGCGCCGCACCTGCTGATGCCGGGGCCGGCCCTGCTGTGCGGGCTGACGCTGGAAGGACTGCCAGGCACGGAAGTCGCCCTCGACGCGGAGGATCTCCTCGACTCCTGCCGTGCCGAGCGCGCGGATGAGTTCGTCCTCCAGGTCCGCGGCGCAGACGTGGATGTCCTGGACCGGGGCTTGTGCCCGCGTCAGGCCGCGCTCGTAGAAGCCCTTCTCGCCCTCGTCGCACAGTCCCGTCAGGCGCAGGCCGAGGCCGGGCGGCCCGAGGAGCCCGGCATAGCGGCCGACGCTCATCGCCCCGCCCATCGGCACCACGCACACTCCCTCGGCGGCCAGGTCCCGGCCGCGCCGGGCGGCCAGCGCCTCGACGGCCGCGAGATCGCTCAGCCCTTCCAGGAGCACCGCGGTCCGTGCCCCCAGGCTTTCCGCCAGACCGCGCGCCGGCCCGTCGGGGCCGCCCGCCGCCCAGCCGGTGACCGCGTCCCGGAACTCCCTCATGTCCGCCATGAACCGAGTCTGTCCGTCCACCGGTCGCACGGCACGGCATTATGCGCCGCCCTCAGGTCGTCGTGACCGGAGCCGTGGCCGCGGTCCCCGGGCTCTCGCAGCAGTACGACGACCGTATCCACCCGGATCCCGCGGCTGCCCCGAGCGCCGGGCACGCGCCCTGCCACGGCGGCAGCGGGCGGTGACCCTGGTCCACCGCCTCCGCCGGCTCGGCTGCTGGACCGGCGTCGGCATGCCGCATTCACCACACATGTCTCCGTCCACCCCGCCCGTTTCCGTACGGCGGACGGACCTTTGACACCACCCAGGACAGTGGATACCATCCACGCCCAGTTGGGCATTGTCAGTGGACACGCCCCGGTGGAGCACAGAATTGGCGGTCCTTATGGGCGCGGAACCGGCCGGACACCTCAGCCGACGCAGCATGCTGCGCACGACAGGAGCGGCCTTCGGCGCGCTCGGCGCCGCGGCGATCCTCTCGGCGTGTTCCCCCCAGCGGAAGGACGCCGACGCGCACGGCGGGACCTCGGAGGGGACGCCCGCGAAAGGCACAGAAACCCCCATCGACAGCCTCACCCTCGCGCTGCCGTCGTCCATCTCCACCCTCGACATCAGCCGCGAGGCGGGCATCCTCAACTACACGGTGGCCGCGCTCGTGCAGGAGTCGCTGCTGTCGGTCAGCCCGACCGGCCGGCTCGAACCGGGCCTCGCGGAGAAGTGGGACCAGCGCGACGCCAGGACGTACGTCTACACGCTGCGCCAGGGCGCGGTCTTCTCCGACGGCGCCCCGGTCACCACCGACGACGTGCTCGCCTCGATCGACGCCGCCCGGGACACGACCAGCGGACTGGCCTACGCCTGGGCCAACGTCGCGTCGGTACAGGCCAGCGGCGAGCGCGAGGTGACCATCACGCTGAAGTCCCCCGATGCCGCGTTCTCCTGGACCCCCACCCCGGGGACCCTGCTGGTCAGCAGCAAGGCGTTCCTGGCGAAGAACAAGGGCAAGGTCGGCACCCCGCAGACGCTGCTGCTGGGCTCCGGCCCGTACAAGGTGACGTCCTTCGCGGCCGACGACAGCGTGCGGCTGGAGCGCAACGACGCCTGGTGGGGCCGCAAGCCGTCGCTGCGCTCGCTGAAGCTGTCGTTCATACCCGACGCCGGGACCCGCCTGGTGGCGATGAAGTCCGGCTCCGTCGACGGCGCCCTGGACCTGCCCGCCGACGAGGCCCGCAGCTGGACCTCGGCCGCCGAGGTCACCTACACCAGCGACCGCTCGGTGGTCTCCCTCGCCTTCGACACCTCCCGGGCGCCCTTCGACGACCCGCACGTGCGCAAGGCGTTCGCGTACGCGGCGGACCGCCCCGGGATGGTGGCCGGCATCCTGCACGGCAGAGCCGCCGTCGCCACCTCCCTCGTCTCCCCCGAGATGTGGGGGGACCTGCTCCCCGCCGCCGACACCGAGTCCGCCTACGCCGCTTTGGCCACCTACACCTTCGGACTCGACGCGGCGAAGGCCGAACTCGCCAAGTCGGCCCACAAGGACGGCTTCACCGTGGAGCTGACCTACCCCAACAGCGGCCCCCAGCTCGGCACGGCGGCGCTCGCTCTGGCCGGCTCCCTGAAAAGCCTCGGCATCACGCTGAAGGTCAAGGAGGTCACGCTCGAACAGTGGATCGCCGACCTGGTGCCGGGCAGGAAGCCGCTCCAGTTCCTGTGGTACTTCCCCGTCACCGGCGACCCCGCCGAACTCACCAACCCGTACCTCCAGAGCTCGGCCGCCGCCACCAACCTCGCGCACTACCGCAACACGGCCGTGGACAAGGCGCTGACCGCCGCCACGACCGCCACCGACAAGGCCGAACGCGGCCGGTTCCTGCTCGACGCCGTCAAGGCGGCGGCGGCCGATCTCCCCTACCTGCCGCTGTGGTGGGCGCAGACCGCGACGGCGCTGTCCAAGGACATCGTGCTGGAGCAGCCCGGCGCGTTCGCCCTGGTCGGTCCCTGGGCGGCCAGGATCAGGAAGACCGCCTGACCTGATCGGGAACCGCCCGCCCCCGCGACCCCGCAGCCCCGCGACCGCGTGCCGGACGCCCGCCCCCGTGGCGTCCGGCACGCACCACCCCGCCCCTCCCCCGCAGCCGCCGCAGAGCGCGGACACCGCCCCCGGCCGACGATCGGAGCACCCCATGCCGAGCACCGCCCGCCCCTCCGCAGCCCGGGACGCCCAGGCCGCGACGGTGCTCCGGGTGCGGCGGGCGGTGCTCGGCATGACGCAACCGCTGGAGGCACGGATCAGCCCGGACGGGCGCACCGTGGCGGTGACGGTCAGCGGCCCCGGGCACACCGGAGTGCTGCTGGTCCCCGCCGACGGCTCAGCAGCCCGCGCGGCGGCCGCAGTTCGCACAGCGGCACCGGTGGTGCCGCGCCGGCCCGACGGCAGCCAGGACCCGGCGCCCCGGCACAGCCCCCGCTGGCTGCCGGACTCGCGGACGCTGCTGCTGATCACCGGCCCCCGGCCGGGGGCCGCCGGCCGACCCGAGCTGACCGCCTGGGACACCCGGACCGGCCGGCTGCGGACGCTGGTGTCCGTGCCCGGTGACGTGGAGGACCTGCTGCTCTCCGACGACGGCACCGAAGTCCTGCTGCTCGTCGCCGACGAAGGCGCCGAACGCGACGGCATGCACCTGGGCCTGCCGGTGCGCCTCGGCCCCTGCCCGCGCCCCGAGTCCTTCCGGCCCGGCGACGGGCGGCGCCGCCTGCTGCACGGCGCGCTTCCCCTTCCCGGGGCCGGCGCGACGGCGGCCACCACCGAGCCGGTACGGCTGCGCGACGCCTCACCGCGCGGACTCACGGTGTGGAACGCGGCCTGGCGCGGCGGCACCACAGCGGTGGCCACCGTCTCCGCGGAGACGCTCCCCGCCGGCTACTACGACGCCCGCCTCGTCAGCGTCGACCTCGCCGACGGCACCACCCGCACCCTGCACACCCCGGCCGGCCAGCTGGCCGCGCCGGCCATCACCGCCGACGGCCGCCGTGCCGCCGTCGCCGAGGGCATCTCCATCGTGGCCGGCCGCCCGGTGCTGGTCGACCTCGCCGACGGCACGGTGACCGTGTCCCCGGGACCGGAGGACACCACCTGGCTGCTGTCCGACCCGCGGGACCCGGGGCGGCTGCTGCTCGCGGGCTGGGCGGGCACCGGCAGCCGGATCACCGGCGCCCCGGTCGACCCGGGCGCGCCGGGCGCCGCCGCGCCCACCGTGCACTGGCAGGACGAGGCGGTACTCAGCGGCCCAGCGGCCCAGCCCGCCCTCACGCTCAGCGCCGACGGCGCCCTGGCCGCGGCCGTACTGGAGGCCCCGGGCCGGCCGCCGCAGGCCGTGGTGGCGCCCACGGCGGGACCCGACGCGTGGTCCTGGCGGCAGGTCACCGCGCTCAACCCGGCCGCCGCCCGCGGCGACGGGGACTTCACGGAACTGGCCCGGGTCCGCACCCGGCCGACCTCGTGGACCTCCGCCGACAGCCGCCGCCTGCACGGACTGCTGCTGGACGCGCCCGGGGTCCCCGTGCCGGGTGCCGCCCCCGGCCCGGCGGGCGCGGCCGGGACCGCGACCACCCGGCCGCTGGCCGTACTGGTGCACGGCGGTCCGTCGTGGCTGTGGTCGGCGGGCCACGCGCCCGCCGACGTCCTCGGTCTGGCCCCCGCGCTCGCTGCGGCCGGCTGGCTGGTCCTGCTGCCCAACCTGCGCGGCAGCAGCGGCTACGGCCTGGACCACGCGCGCGCGGTCGTCGGCGACTTCGGCGGCGGCGACCTGGCCGACCTGCTGAGCGCGGTGAGCGCGCTCACCGGTTCGGGCGAGGCGGCCCCCGGACAGGCCGCCGTGCTCGGGCACAGCTACGGCGGCTACCTCGCCGCCGTGGCCGCCGCCCGCACCACCGCCTTCCGTGCCGCCGTGGTCGTCTCCGCGCCGACCGACTGGCTCAGTTTCGTGCACACCTCCGTCATCGGCGGCGGCTACGAGTACGCCTACCGCATCGGTGACGCGCGGACCGCAGCGGGCCGGGCCGCCCTCGTCGACCGCTCCCCCGTCTTCGCCGACACCGGGCCTGGCACCGGCACCCCCGTCCTGCTGCTGCACGGCGAGCAGGACCGGGTCACCCCGGTCGCCCAGGCCCACGAGCTGTACCGGGCGCTGGCCCGACGCGCCGCCGCCCCGGTGGAACTGCACGTCTACCCGGACGAAGGACACGAGTTCACCGAACCCGGGCACCTGCTGGACGCCGCCGGCCGCGCCAGTGCCTGGCTGACCCGCCACGTCCTCGGTGCCGCGGCCCCCGCGGCACTCGTCCCGTCCCCGGACCGGCCGGCGGACCGCGGCACACAGCTGGGACGGGCGACGTGACCGCGCCCCTCGACCCCGGCCTCAGCCCCGGTCCCGCGCCCGCGCACCGCCCCGCACCGCCGCGGCCGTGGCACGCGCGGCTGGGCGCGGCGCTGCCGCTGCGCTACGTACTGCGGCGGCTGGCCGGCACCGCAGGACTGCTGGCCGTGCTGTCGGCCGCCGTCTTCGCGCTGCTTCGGGTCGCGCCGGGCGACCCCGCGCGCACCCTGCTGGGCACCCGCAGCGCCACCCCGCAGGCACTCGCCGCGGTGCGCGCCGAGCACCATCTGGACGACCCGGCGGTCGAGCAGTACGGCCGCTGGCTGGGCGACGCCCTGCACGGCCGGCTGGGCACCTCCATCCGTACCGGCCAGGACGTCACCGCCGTGCTCGGCGACCGCCTGGCGCTCAGCGCCCAGCTCGTGCTGCTGGGCTTCGCGGTGGCGGTGGCGCTCGGCCTGCCGCTGGGTGTGCTGGCCGGTCTGCGTGCCCGCCGCCCCGCGGACCGGGCGGTGCAGAGCCTCGCCGTCGTCACGCTGTCCACCCCGGCGTTCGCCGGCGGGCTTCTCCTGATCTACGTCTTCTCCCTGATACTCGGCTGGCTGCCCGCCTACGGCCCGGGTTCCGGCGGCGCGGGCGACCGGCTGCTGCACCTGGTGCTGCCCGCCACGGCCCTGGGACTGTCCGTCACCGCGGTACTGGTCAAACTCACCCGGGCCGCCGTGGTCCGCGAACTGGCCCGCGAGCACGTCGTCTT is a window of Streptomyces sp. NBC_01477 DNA encoding:
- a CDS encoding PHP domain-containing protein; translation: MLPSDNHIHTEWSWDALSGSMEATCRQALSIGLRSLAFTEHTDFTTWTIPAAAIATMPGAFQAMVGADGLFRATPFDVEGYLECVDRCRSRFPGLHIITGVELGEPHWYAKEVRQLLAAADFGRVIGSLHSLEAAGKRLAVDRLFGLRPAAGIVRDYITDVTLMVETSDDFEILGHIDYPLRNWPADAGPCRAELFEEEFRTALLALARSGRVLEVNTSRLPYRAIVQWWYECGGAALSFGSDAHEPGEVARDFQRAAAMAESVGFRPGRHNHDFWLR
- a CDS encoding glycoside hydrolase family 2 protein; this encodes MNELPSRRQVLGTVAGGALAAFTVGGTAEAAPAAPQTYTPPAPRTWLSLNSGWRFHKGDVTGAQAPAFNDSAWTALSVPHTWNAQDGADGGGDYYRGVGWYRRRVTVPANLAGKMLFLQFAGANQVADVWIDGAHLGQHQGGYSRFRFGATANLTPGRESVLAVKVTNAANPDIAPLSADYTFQGGIYRNVSLYAVDRLAVRMLDYAGPGVYLRQRSVTADSATVDVRATVFNNNTAGRSLVVRAVVTDADGTIVADRSSAAQTIGAGSGLDVVQTLTIDRPRRWNGLADPYQYSATVEIRDATAGTVTDAVTEPLGLRSFSLDPATGFSLNGKHLGLHGVNLHQDRAGAGWAESDADHTQDFALISEIGATAVRMAHYQHDQKDYNLADAAGVVVWAEIPLVNGTTNSAAFTASTQNQLRELIRQNYNHPSIAFWGIGNEQGSDNTAANTLLASLAALVRSEDPDRISTYANNLGNDAGVASHADTTAYNKYFGWYGGSYNDLGGWADSLHKAEPDRTFALSEYGAGANTAQHALNPSAPSSGGSFHPEEYQSLLHEASWKQLSARPFVWGSFVWNMFDFASDGRNEGSQPGINDKGLVTRDRATRKDAFYWYKANWSPAPTLWITSRRWTSRTDATTEVKVYSNATDVTAVLNGTPLGTRSSSDRIFTWTGVTLRPGANTVTVTASIAGTPHTDTATWTLTAP
- a CDS encoding LLM class F420-dependent oxidoreductase, which produces MPQHNPLGRIGVWSSAWTTAQNGDGPAYSGAHDDAAAELDALGYGTIWLGGSPDTAYAAPLLAATPRITVATGILSIWQHGAQEVAAGRAELERVHPGRFLLGLGVSHGALAKDYAKPYSAMREYLTALDSAPEPVPAAGRVLAALGPRMLELSRDRAAGAHPYLVTAQHTARARGILGQDALLAPEFKVVLDPDLERARATARAYLAMYLTLPNYTANLRRLGFTEDDLRDGGSDRLLDAVFALGDADTIAARAQEFLAAGADHLALQVVTSDTRTELPLDAWRRLAAVLLA
- a CDS encoding ABC transporter permease, whose amino-acid sequence is MTAPLDPGLSPGPAPAHRPAPPRPWHARLGAALPLRYVLRRLAGTAGLLAVLSAAVFALLRVAPGDPARTLLGTRSATPQALAAVRAEHHLDDPAVEQYGRWLGDALHGRLGTSIRTGQDVTAVLGDRLALSAQLVLLGFAVAVALGLPLGVLAGLRARRPADRAVQSLAVVTLSTPAFAGGLLLIYVFSLILGWLPAYGPGSGGAGDRLLHLVLPATALGLSVTAVLVKLTRAAVVRELAREHVVFALARGVPARKVLTRYVLRGTVVPVSTGVGLVLAYLLAGTVMVEQVFALPGLGQLLVGSVTFKDVPVVQAEALLIAALVCLANLTTDLVHPLADPRLRTAHGGAATATADRTEGQA
- a CDS encoding TOPRIM nucleotidyl transferase/hydrolase domain-containing protein, with translation MADMREFRDAVTGWAAGGPDGPARGLAESLGARTAVLLEGLSDLAAVEALAARRGRDLAAEGVCVVPMGGAMSVGRYAGLLGPPGLGLRLTGLCDEGEKGFYERGLTRAQAPVQDIHVCAADLEDELIRALGTAGVEEILRVEGDFRAWQSFQRQPAQQGRPRHQQVRRFLGTKKGRKIRYGRLLVEALAPDRTPPPLDGLLASL
- a CDS encoding alpha/beta fold hydrolase, encoding MPSTARPSAARDAQAATVLRVRRAVLGMTQPLEARISPDGRTVAVTVSGPGHTGVLLVPADGSAARAAAAVRTAAPVVPRRPDGSQDPAPRHSPRWLPDSRTLLLITGPRPGAAGRPELTAWDTRTGRLRTLVSVPGDVEDLLLSDDGTEVLLLVADEGAERDGMHLGLPVRLGPCPRPESFRPGDGRRRLLHGALPLPGAGATAATTEPVRLRDASPRGLTVWNAAWRGGTTAVATVSAETLPAGYYDARLVSVDLADGTTRTLHTPAGQLAAPAITADGRRAAVAEGISIVAGRPVLVDLADGTVTVSPGPEDTTWLLSDPRDPGRLLLAGWAGTGSRITGAPVDPGAPGAAAPTVHWQDEAVLSGPAAQPALTLSADGALAAAVLEAPGRPPQAVVAPTAGPDAWSWRQVTALNPAAARGDGDFTELARVRTRPTSWTSADSRRLHGLLLDAPGVPVPGAAPGPAGAAGTATTRPLAVLVHGGPSWLWSAGHAPADVLGLAPALAAAGWLVLLPNLRGSSGYGLDHARAVVGDFGGGDLADLLSAVSALTGSGEAAPGQAAVLGHSYGGYLAAVAAARTTAFRAAVVVSAPTDWLSFVHTSVIGGGYEYAYRIGDARTAAGRAALVDRSPVFADTGPGTGTPVLLLHGEQDRVTPVAQAHELYRALARRAAAPVELHVYPDEGHEFTEPGHLLDAAGRASAWLTRHVLGAAAPAALVPSPDRPADRGTQLGRAT
- a CDS encoding ABC transporter substrate-binding protein; translation: MLRTTGAAFGALGAAAILSACSPQRKDADAHGGTSEGTPAKGTETPIDSLTLALPSSISTLDISREAGILNYTVAALVQESLLSVSPTGRLEPGLAEKWDQRDARTYVYTLRQGAVFSDGAPVTTDDVLASIDAARDTTSGLAYAWANVASVQASGEREVTITLKSPDAAFSWTPTPGTLLVSSKAFLAKNKGKVGTPQTLLLGSGPYKVTSFAADDSVRLERNDAWWGRKPSLRSLKLSFIPDAGTRLVAMKSGSVDGALDLPADEARSWTSAAEVTYTSDRSVVSLAFDTSRAPFDDPHVRKAFAYAADRPGMVAGILHGRAAVATSLVSPEMWGDLLPAADTESAYAALATYTFGLDAAKAELAKSAHKDGFTVELTYPNSGPQLGTAALALAGSLKSLGITLKVKEVTLEQWIADLVPGRKPLQFLWYFPVTGDPAELTNPYLQSSAAATNLAHYRNTAVDKALTAATTATDKAERGRFLLDAVKAAAADLPYLPLWWAQTATALSKDIVLEQPGAFALVGPWAARIRKTA